In the Methanothermobacter sp. genome, one interval contains:
- a CDS encoding UbiA family prenyltransferase, with translation MNPYIEILRPVNAVMAVITVILMALIAGRFDVDVLLACIVVFTATGAGNVINDYFDHEIDRVNRPSRPIPSGRITRRAAGIYSILLFVLASALGFYLGPLPGLVVASSSLLMVYYAWSLKKRCLVGNITISFLTGLSFVFGGIVVGEISASVYLGIYAFLMTMAREIVKDMEDVEGDLVEGATTLPITHGRGVSGILAAAFMLSASLTSPSLYIIGIFSILYIPVLAVAVIFFLRAAFMILKGQDRETASRVSGLIKVGMAVTFLAFAAGSGTVTGMAGMVP, from the coding sequence ATGAACCCTTACATTGAAATACTGAGACCCGTAAACGCTGTCATGGCTGTAATAACTGTTATACTCATGGCCCTCATTGCCGGCAGGTTTGATGTTGATGTTCTCCTCGCATGCATAGTTGTTTTCACCGCCACAGGCGCAGGTAATGTGATAAATGACTACTTTGACCATGAAATTGACAGAGTTAACAGGCCATCACGCCCCATACCCTCAGGGAGGATCACAAGAAGGGCTGCTGGTATCTATTCTATCTTACTTTTTGTTTTGGCCTCAGCACTGGGATTCTACCTGGGCCCTCTACCGGGTCTTGTGGTGGCTTCAAGTTCCCTGCTCATGGTATACTATGCCTGGAGCCTCAAGAAGAGGTGCCTTGTTGGCAACATAACCATATCCTTCCTCACAGGGCTGAGCTTCGTCTTTGGGGGCATAGTTGTCGGTGAGATCTCTGCGTCCGTCTACCTTGGAATCTACGCCTTCCTCATGACCATGGCCAGGGAGATAGTCAAGGACATGGAGGACGTTGAGGGGGACCTGGTTGAGGGTGCAACCACACTCCCCATAACACATGGTAGGGGGGTTTCAGGGATCCTTGCGGCTGCCTTCATGTTATCAGCAAGCCTCACAAGTCCCAGCCTTTACATTATAGGGATATTCTCAATCCTCTATATCCCGGTCCTTGCAGTTGCAGTGATTTTCTTCCTGCGGGCGGCCTTCATGATACTCAAAGGCCAGGATAGGGAAACCGCATCACGTGTCTCAGGGCTCATAAAGGTGGGGATGGCGGTGACGTTTCTGGCATTCGCTGCCGGAAGCGGCACCGTAACAGGGATGGCCGGCATGGTACCTTAG
- a CDS encoding SEC59/DGK1/VTE5 family protein has protein sequence MSGSDILGLLMVYLYVAVLLIVSERLLGDRPNLSRKFVHIMVGNILFILPLFDSRLVITFLAAAPFILLTFLISPYSPLKIKHRASSYGHGLGLVYYSISWTVLAYLFFNTPWVTGIGIAAMSYGDGLASLIGERFGRTTFSVLGDRKSLEGSLGMFLTLIVTLPVVLLYYSQNIAPLVIVGVALVSTVLEALTPRGLDNLTACFGAVAAYIILGGMAV, from the coding sequence ATGAGCGGCAGTGACATTCTTGGACTCCTGATGGTATATCTGTATGTTGCGGTTTTACTGATTGTATCTGAGAGGCTCCTTGGTGATAGACCAAACCTCAGCCGGAAATTTGTACATATAATGGTTGGTAACATCCTATTTATATTACCCCTCTTTGATAGCCGGCTGGTTATAACATTCCTGGCGGCGGCGCCATTCATACTCCTAACATTCCTCATAAGCCCCTATTCCCCATTGAAGATAAAACACCGGGCCTCCTCCTATGGTCACGGCCTTGGCCTCGTCTACTACTCCATATCCTGGACCGTGCTTGCCTACCTATTCTTTAACACCCCCTGGGTCACGGGTATAGGGATAGCCGCCATGTCCTATGGTGACGGCCTTGCAAGCCTGATAGGTGAGAGGTTTGGCAGGACAACCTTCAGTGTACTGGGGGATAGGAAGAGCCTGGAGGGCTCCCTGGGGATGTTCCTGACACTCATTGTGACGCTGCCCGTCGTCCTCCTCTATTACTCACAGAACATAGCCCCGCTGGTCATAGTGGGGGTTGCCCTGGTATCAACGGTACTGGAGGCCCTCACCCCCAGGGGCCTTGACAACCTCACGGCATGCTTCGGGGCAGTTGCAGCCTACATAATCCTCGGGGGAATGGCTGTTTGA
- a CDS encoding AAA family ATPase has translation MRFIVIDGLDGAGKDTHAELIRRRYLERGERVIFRSHPEEDNPYGRRAKRALLMGGKVNHIKAAVFYALDVIRSLWKYHWRSNPGPDTLIFSRYLMGVAYLPGPLASILYRLLSRVLPTTEYMFFLDVSPEESLRRLRERDEHEMFENLEDLTKTREKALRLASGWYIINTEDPIADVQRRIDEILDLLDGDVSENYLPC, from the coding sequence TTGAGGTTCATAGTCATTGATGGCCTTGACGGGGCAGGTAAGGACACCCACGCCGAACTAATAAGAAGGAGGTACCTTGAGCGTGGTGAGCGCGTAATATTCAGGTCCCATCCTGAGGAGGATAATCCCTACGGTAGAAGAGCCAAGAGGGCCCTACTCATGGGTGGAAAGGTTAACCATATAAAGGCCGCGGTGTTCTATGCCCTGGACGTCATAAGGTCCCTCTGGAAGTACCACTGGCGCTCCAATCCTGGCCCCGACACCCTGATATTCTCAAGGTACCTCATGGGAGTGGCCTACCTCCCGGGGCCCCTGGCATCAATACTGTACCGCCTGCTCTCAAGGGTCCTCCCCACCACGGAGTACATGTTCTTCCTCGACGTGTCCCCCGAGGAGTCCCTGAGAAGGTTAAGGGAGAGGGATGAACATGAGATGTTCGAGAACCTGGAGGACCTCACAAAAACTAGGGAGAAGGCACTCAGACTTGCCAGTGGCTGGTACATAATAAACACAGAGGACCCCATAGCTGATGTGCAGCGAAGGATAGACGAAATACTTGACCTCCTGGATGGTGATGTTTCTGAAAATTATCTGCCTTGTTGA
- a CDS encoding rhodanese-like domain-containing protein has product MIFEIIKSEGLSHNSYFIASGGEAAVVDPRRDVDVYLELAEKNSVNIRYIFETHRNEDYTIGSVELARYVDAEILHGANLDFRYGTSVVEGDTFRLGNLELEVLETPGHTYESISVAVRDRSVSDDYLMVFVGDVLFAGETGRVDFFGPEKIPETAGLLYESIHEKIMPLGDHVVVCPAHGAGSVCGADIRDMDTTTVGYERLTNPYLQMGRDEFIEHKISERLYTPPYFRRMEENNLRGAPVENPNLEALPVPDFRELMDEGAQVVDVRNPTSFSSGHIPCSLNIWQDGFAAFAGYFLNYDDPVLVVDDGRGVESVRRSLIRLGYDNMAGYLAGGFPSWYMAGLEFNAIRAMSVHELRELEGDFFLLDVRKITDRERFHIEGSEHIWVGDLPDNIDMIPEKDVVIYCDSGYKSTIAASILEMHGFSATTVLGGIGAWLRAGFPVVEV; this is encoded by the coding sequence ATGATATTTGAGATAATAAAATCAGAGGGGCTATCCCATAATTCCTATTTTATTGCATCCGGTGGTGAGGCCGCTGTTGTGGATCCAAGAAGGGATGTGGATGTGTACCTTGAACTTGCAGAGAAAAACAGCGTGAATATCAGGTACATATTTGAGACCCACAGGAACGAGGACTACACCATCGGATCTGTGGAACTGGCTCGTTATGTGGATGCTGAGATACTCCACGGTGCGAACCTGGATTTCAGGTATGGTACCTCTGTTGTGGAGGGTGACACCTTCAGGCTGGGAAACCTTGAACTGGAGGTCCTGGAGACACCCGGCCACACCTATGAGAGCATATCGGTGGCTGTGAGGGACAGGAGCGTTTCAGATGACTACCTTATGGTATTTGTGGGTGATGTACTCTTTGCCGGTGAAACAGGGCGTGTTGATTTCTTTGGGCCTGAAAAAATCCCTGAAACCGCGGGGTTACTCTATGAGAGCATACATGAGAAGATAATGCCACTGGGGGACCATGTTGTGGTCTGCCCGGCCCATGGGGCGGGTTCGGTCTGCGGGGCTGACATAAGGGACATGGACACGACAACTGTGGGGTATGAGAGGCTCACAAACCCATACCTCCAGATGGGAAGGGATGAGTTCATTGAGCACAAGATCTCCGAGAGGCTCTACACACCACCATACTTCAGGAGAATGGAGGAGAACAACCTGAGGGGTGCTCCTGTGGAGAACCCCAACCTTGAAGCCCTCCCTGTTCCTGACTTCAGGGAACTCATGGATGAAGGCGCCCAGGTGGTTGATGTCCGGAACCCCACAAGCTTCTCGTCTGGCCACATACCCTGCAGTCTGAACATCTGGCAGGACGGCTTCGCGGCCTTTGCAGGGTACTTCCTCAACTACGATGACCCTGTACTTGTGGTGGATGATGGGCGTGGCGTTGAATCTGTCAGGAGGTCCCTCATAAGGCTCGGCTATGATAACATGGCAGGGTACCTTGCAGGTGGATTCCCCTCATGGTACATGGCTGGACTCGAGTTCAATGCCATAAGGGCCATGAGCGTCCATGAACTCAGAGAACTGGAGGGCGACTTCTTCCTGCTTGATGTGCGTAAGATCACAGACAGGGAGAGGTTCCACATTGAGGGTTCAGAGCACATCTGGGTGGGGGATCTCCCTGATAACATTGACATGATACCCGAGAAGGACGTGGTTATATACTGTGATTCAGGTTACAAGTCAACGATAGCCGCCAGTATACTTGAGATGCATGGTTTCAGTGCCACAACTGTACTTGGGGGTATCGGGGCCTGGCTGAGGGCAGGTTTCCCCGTGGTGGAGGTGTGA
- a CDS encoding pyridoxamine 5'-phosphate oxidase family protein — protein sequence MGIVKIPLMSREEYDEFIRENFMSRIAFNGDYPYIAPFLYIFDGEHIYFLSTRYGRKIELLKKNPYVAVEIEHYEEDLSDYRFVTLQGQIVEEKDPSTRKRVKGMFADLIEKHGLSRNILKALGHSPEDPLTCLVEMDRSYVWKLVDVVDIVGIKSGE from the coding sequence ATGGGTATAGTTAAGATCCCCCTCATGAGCAGGGAGGAGTATGATGAGTTCATAAGGGAGAACTTCATGAGCAGGATAGCCTTCAACGGTGACTATCCATACATAGCCCCCTTCCTCTATATATTCGATGGGGAGCACATCTACTTCCTATCAACAAGATACGGCAGAAAGATAGAACTCCTCAAGAAAAACCCCTATGTCGCAGTGGAGATAGAACACTATGAGGAGGACCTATCAGATTACCGCTTCGTTACACTGCAGGGGCAGATAGTCGAGGAGAAGGACCCATCAACCAGGAAGAGGGTTAAGGGGATGTTCGCCGACCTCATAGAGAAGCACGGCCTATCAAGGAACATCCTGAAGGCCCTTGGTCATTCGCCTGAGGATCCCCTGACATGCCTTGTGGAGATGGACCGTTCCTATGTATGGAAGCTGGTCGATGTGGTTGACATTGTGGGCATAAAAAGCGGTGAGTAG